AAAGCGGAGTTCGACAAGAGGCGCAAGGCGGTCGTAGAAATGCTGAACAGTGTGGAAGGCATTCATTGTTTGCTACCTAAAGGAGCTTTTTATGTTTTTATCAACGTGAGCCGGGCTATGGCCAAAGGAGGCTACAGGGATGTGGATGCCTGGTCCCAAGCCCTCCTGGAACAGCAGCATGTGGCCGTGGTGCCTGGCACCGGATTTGGCGCTCCTGATTATATTCGCATCTCTTACGCTACCTCTATGGAGAAGTTAATAAAAGGAGCGGAACGCATAAAAAAATTTGTGGAAGGTGTATAGTGAGAGAGCCTTGGTGGCTCTCTCTTTTACGCAATAAGTATAGTTTGAGCGCATCTAAATAACTTGTTACACTAATATTAATTGACAGCGTAAAAACAATAAAGTATAATAAAAAGTACCTCTAGGGGGTATAAAATTGGGAGGAGGAAAAGCAGATGTTCAAAAAAATCTATTTTTACCCCTCAAAAAATCTGGTAGTAGCAATCCCCGTGGTACTTGTGACAGGTTTTCTGCTGGGCTATTTTTTTGACTTATCCTTTTTGAAAAAATATATTCTCTGGGCCACTTTTTTGATGATTTACCCAACCATGATCGGTTTTAAGCTGAGCGAGACAGTCAGCCTAACTCATTGGAGAGTGCTTGGTTGGTCCTTGGTAATTAATTTTGTGCTGATACCTCTGCTTGCTTATTTGCTCGGACTGGGTTTCTTTACCGCTGAGCCTCAGTTATTTGCCGGGCTGGCTATTGCTTCCCTGCTTCCCACCAGCGGAATGACTATATCCTGGACTATGCTAAGCAAAGGCAATGTGCCTGCCGCCATCAAACTTACGGTAATAAGCTTGGTGCTAGGCTCCTTGCTGGCTCCCTGGTACCTGCTGGCTATGGTTGGCAAGTATGTGCCAATCAACATAGTCGAGATTTTTAAGACTATTGTTATTGTAGTGGTTTCGCCTTTAATTCTGGGCAATATAACCCATAGGCTATTAATAAAAAAATATTCCCCAGAACGATTTCAAAAAGAGCTTAAACCGCTTTTTCCAGCTGCCAGCGTTTGGGCTATGCTTTTTGTCATTTTTTCCAGTATCAGCATGAAAGCCAAAATGATCCTCAGCCAGCCCGAGTTGCTCCTTATTTCCCTGGTCGCCTTAGTCGTCTTTTATCTGGCTAATTTCCTGGTAAGTACGCTGGTAGGCCGTTGGACCATGGACAGGGCGGACAGTTTTGCCCTGGTCTACGGTACGGTGATGCGGAACCTTTCAATTTCGCTGGGGATTGCGGTGACTGCATTTGGTGCCAAAGCTGCCTTAATTGTTACCCTGGCTTTCATTATCCAGGTGCAGGGGGCAGCCTGGTACGGCAAACTGGCGCAAAAGTATTCCTTCTTCCCTGAAAAAGGGGTTAAAATGGCAGCCCCCGTACAGGAAGCCTGACTGTTTGTACGGCAAGCTAAAAGGGAGATTGGGCATGAGCTTAATCTCCCTTTTAGCTTGGAAAACTTGAATTATTAATATACCCGGTTCTTCTCCAGCTTCATAAATCTCACGGTAATTACGCTGGCTTCGCCTTTTTTCACTTTAGTCTGTGGGTTCCAGTTGGAGCCGTCGCCGGTCATGAGCTCCAGCTCGCTGGCAATTGCTACGTAGCCCAGGTAGCCTTTGGAGATCTTATCTACATCCTTGTAGTTGTTTAACTTGTAAATATCGAGAGTGGCAACTTTATCCCAGATAAGCATTCGGGTTAAGAATTTGGCCATTTCTTCCCTGGTTACGGCAGCTGTGGGGTTAACTTCTTTTTCCAAAATTAAGCCCATTTCTTTGGCCCGGCGGTAATAAGGGTCATACCAGTTGCCTTCGGTGGCGTCTGAAAGGTAGCCGTTATTGATTTTAACCAGCATTTTCATTAATTCGGCTTGGCTGATTTCGGCTTCGGGTTTGAACAGCCCGTCATTTACTGTCAACATCCCCAGTTCGTTTAGGGTTTCGATATCCTTTGCAGCCCAGTGACCTTGAATATCGGTTATTTCGGGGTTTGCCTTCTCCTTCAAAGGCTCGCCGTTCCAGCCCAGCTTCTGGCCCGTAACTGCGTCAAAGCGGAAGCTTTCAATGGGGGCCAGTTTATAGACCAGGCGCAGGTTTCTGTCCCGGTCCTTGATGTACACCAGGTTCATGGGGTTTTTAGCAAAGAAATCTTCAGTGAATTTAGCTTTATCCAGCACATTATCCTTTTGCGGAAATTCCACATCCAGGAAGCGAATACGGAAATTGCTCAGCTTACCCGTGTAGCTGTTAACCGTAGCATTTACATAATTATTAGCAAAAGGAATGCCGTCTACAACCCGCTCGTACCTGAAATAGTAACTGGGCAGTTCCTTTTCCGGGGCGTCCCCGAATTTGAGGCGCAGTTCATAGTCAAAATCCTGTTGCGGCCGCAGGTTGTCAACTACTGCCGGGAAGTTTTCCTTAAGGTAATTTTGCACTACTTTTTCCGCTTCTTCCCGGGTTTTAATCACAAGGGGCTTCTGCTCCGTTTTTTGCCCTTCGGACACCGGCTTAGCATAGTCTTCGTTGAAATCGAAAGCTAGCACTTTTCCTGTCTTAGCATCCACTTCCACGCTGGCCCAGCCATAGTGGTCCTTTTCCTCCACGTTCCAGTTAAAGCTCCATATTTTCAGTTCCGGGAATTCCCAGTCCCTGAACAGCTGGGCACCGCGCAATTTAAAAGTAGACGGCAAATCTATGGCTTTTTCTGCGATGGACAGTGCTTCCTCCTTGGAGATTACATCCTTCAGCTCATCAACCGCCTTTTGCTCGTAGGGCTCAAGCTTCGATTCGGCGGGATAAGCACCTCCGGCGCCTCCCATATCATACATTTCTTTAAAATAGGGATAAAACATTTCTTCCCTGATTATCTCCCCTGTCAGAGCATCAATATTCACCTGGTAGGGGTTGACTATTTCGTAGATCAGCTTTACCTGCTTTGGAATTCTGTTCTCGGAATAGGGTTTAAAGTACCTTAGTTCAATACCGAACTTGTCATTGAAAATCTTTTGGGCATCACTGGGGGAAAGTTTGGCTTTAGCGGGAGCGGCGCTTAAGTTTTCCCAGTTTACCCAGAAATTGCGGACCTCGCCTGTCTGCCCGTTGATTTCCATGTTGATGTTATTGGCGGGGTATTCAATTCCATTGATCACACGGTTAAATTGATAGGAATGGAATACAGGTGCGCCGTAATAAATTTGCTGGTTAGGTTTTAGGACTATTTCATCAGCTTTGGAAGGAGCCACTTTCTTGATGAAATCCAGAGCAATTTTTTCCCCTTCTTTTTTTGTGATTTTTGGCAGGCTGCTTATTTCCCCCTGGTAGTCCTTGGAACTGTAGTAACTATAGCCTGCCACTTCACCGGTAGTGGCATCAATCCTGACATTAACCTCCCCGTAAGTACCCTCGTTGTTTTTGCCGGGATACCACCGCAGGGACCAGACGTCGCTGAATTCATTTTGTTCGTAGCTTGAATCAAACTGGTCATATTCTTTGGGAATTTGGAAAAAGCCTTTGGCAATTTCGATGGCTTTTTCCAGTGTTATTGCGCCTGCCGGTTGCTCTCCGGCAAAAGCAGCTGCCGGCAGCACGGAGATGAGCAAGCTGATAATCAGTAAAACTGCAAAACTTTTTTTCACCACTACATTCCTCCTTACTTTGGTTTCCAGCATATAGACTCCAAAAGGGTGCCAAAAGTTTCATCAACCAGCAATTTTTATTTCGACTTCATATGTCTAACTTCCGACTTTCTTTTTCCGACATTAGACAAAAGCAGTTTTTTTTCCCGAAGGATTTTTTTCGCAGGACATCCAATAATTCTCCTGATTTTTGAAGATAACGGGGAACGGGGTGTTTTTGTGAAAAAGACAAGGGTAAAAAGCAAAAGTAAAACTAGAAACAAAAAGACAAAAAATGAAAGAACTCTGGAAATTGTAATAAACGGGCAGTTGGACAGCTTAACTGATCATCTTAAACAACTACTGGCCGCGTGCTCGCTGGAGATTGATAAACTAAATCTGAAGTTAGCCAAGACGCTGACCGATTATCCTGTGGACAGGCTTGCCAAGAATCTGGCGCGGGTACTCTTGCATAACCCCTGTTTTGTAGAAAAAGATGGAAAATGGACGGTGGATAAAAGGGGACAGGAAACAAATGACCCGGTTTACCAGTGGCTCAGCACCGTGGCCCACCCTTTGAACTTCCATGAGTTGAAAAAAATTGCGGCGGAAAATTCATTTCAGCTTGGACAGGAAAAGGATCTGGTTTGGGACAGCCGCTTTATCAGGTTAAAGAACGGCAAGTGGGCTCTAAGCACCTGGCGGGTCTTGACCAAGGTAAGCAGCAGCCTGATTAGTGCCATTTTGGAATGCATCACTAAAAACGGGCAGCCCCTCAGCCTATTGATGCTGCAAAAGGAGCTGGGCGGCCAGGTAAGTGCTGAACTGCTGCAGCAGGCGGTTAAGGAGGACGGGCGACTGATAGAGGTCTGTCCGGGAATGGTTTACAGTGCCGAGCTCTACAACAAAATGATTGCAGGTTTAACAACTGCGGATCCCCTGGAAGTCTTCAGGCAGGCAGAAATCAATGTGCTGCAGGAAGCGGAACTGATGCTTATTATCAAAGATAACCAGCCCAACAAGCGGCAGTATATCTTATCTTCCGATGACCTGGAAAAGGGTAAGCTCACTTTAACCAGGCGGCTGGAAAAAATTTTTCGCGATTTTCCTGCGGAATGCTATCTAAATTTCCAGCTAAGTGGCAAAAATACTGGTATCTGGTACCTCCGGGAATTGCATGTCCTGGTAGGCTTTGCAGGCTGGTTCAAAGCAAACGGCTTAGAACCGGGACATATTCTGGAACTCAGTTGGACAGTAGGTGATCTGTTGCCAACCTTTACCCTGGATTTTACCGGTGAAAGGGAAGCAGAAGTCTACAGCGAGGGCGTGAGGGTGCAAAAATTAGCCCGAATTTGTCAAACAGCCGGGAAAGAGCAGCTTGACCTGGAAAGGGCGCTAATTTTAGTGATGGAGCTTTATCCCCAAGGCTTACGCGTGACAGATTTGGAAGCAGCCCTAAAAGCCATGGGAATCAGTTCCACCAACTTGGAGCCGGTGCTCAGAGCTTATCCCTTCTTTGAAGAGTTGGAGGGCGAAGTGTGGCGCTGCAATCCTGCCATGAAAGACAGGTACTTTCAGTTTTTGGAACAGATCAAAAAAGCCCAGCAGGAGCTGGAGAAAGCCAGGCAGGAGGCTGCCGGCAGCCTGGCGGAGGCCCGTATCTTGCAGCAGGAGAAGGAAAGCCTGCAGGATGAGCTGGTTTACTTGCAAAACCATTACCGGGAAGAGCAGGCTCTTTACCAGCAAAAACTGAGCGAACTGGCGATGCAAAACGAGCATTGGCATCTGGAAAACGCCAGGCTGAAGGCTGAATTAGGCAAGATGCAGCAGCGTGAAGAACAGCTCATCCAGGAGATGGAGGCACAAAGCCAGCAGTTAGTGAATTTACGCCAGGAGAAAAACAAGTTAAAAGTGAAAAATGAACAGCTGGAAAACAAAATGTTGCAGTTACAGAGCAGTTTAAACCGTACCATTGAGGAGGCCGAGGCCGAAATAGTTCGCTTGAAAAAGCAGCTGCAGGAAAAAGTAAGTCAACTGGACAGCATGCAGTATGCCAATCAAGAGCTGCAGCGCAACTTAGCCCGCTTGCATGAGGAAAGAAGGGATATGAAGCGCAAGCTCTCTTTCTGGCCGGTGCGACTGGTCATATCTCTCTTTGCCCTGGGCAGCCGGA
This region of Zhaonella formicivorans genomic DNA includes:
- a CDS encoding YcdB/YcdC domain-containing protein — protein: MVKKSFAVLLIISLLISVLPAAAFAGEQPAGAITLEKAIEIAKGFFQIPKEYDQFDSSYEQNEFSDVWSLRWYPGKNNEGTYGEVNVRIDATTGEVAGYSYYSSKDYQGEISSLPKITKKEGEKIALDFIKKVAPSKADEIVLKPNQQIYYGAPVFHSYQFNRVINGIEYPANNINMEINGQTGEVRNFWVNWENLSAAPAKAKLSPSDAQKIFNDKFGIELRYFKPYSENRIPKQVKLIYEIVNPYQVNIDALTGEIIREEMFYPYFKEMYDMGGAGGAYPAESKLEPYEQKAVDELKDVISKEEALSIAEKAIDLPSTFKLRGAQLFRDWEFPELKIWSFNWNVEEKDHYGWASVEVDAKTGKVLAFDFNEDYAKPVSEGQKTEQKPLVIKTREEAEKVVQNYLKENFPAVVDNLRPQQDFDYELRLKFGDAPEKELPSYYFRYERVVDGIPFANNYVNATVNSYTGKLSNFRIRFLDVEFPQKDNVLDKAKFTEDFFAKNPMNLVYIKDRDRNLRLVYKLAPIESFRFDAVTGQKLGWNGEPLKEKANPEITDIQGHWAAKDIETLNELGMLTVNDGLFKPEAEISQAELMKMLVKINNGYLSDATEGNWYDPYYRRAKEMGLILEKEVNPTAAVTREEMAKFLTRMLIWDKVATLDIYKLNNYKDVDKISKGYLGYVAIASELELMTGDGSNWNPQTKVKKGEASVITVRFMKLEKNRVY
- a CDS encoding arsenic resistance protein, whose product is MFKKIYFYPSKNLVVAIPVVLVTGFLLGYFFDLSFLKKYILWATFLMIYPTMIGFKLSETVSLTHWRVLGWSLVINFVLIPLLAYLLGLGFFTAEPQLFAGLAIASLLPTSGMTISWTMLSKGNVPAAIKLTVISLVLGSLLAPWYLLAMVGKYVPINIVEIFKTIVIVVVSPLILGNITHRLLIKKYSPERFQKELKPLFPAASVWAMLFVIFSSISMKAKMILSQPELLLISLVALVVFYLANFLVSTLVGRWTMDRADSFALVYGTVMRNLSISLGIAVTAFGAKAALIVTLAFIIQVQGAAWYGKLAQKYSFFPEKGVKMAAPVQEA